Within Spinacia oleracea cultivar Varoflay chromosome 4, BTI_SOV_V1, whole genome shotgun sequence, the genomic segment TTTTTGCAACTGTGGGGTAAGGCTGAAAAATCTTTTTGTATAGTACAGTGAGGCTGCAAAAATCTGACATTCCCAACAATGCCTTAGTCGAGCCTCATCGAAGGGATGTCATGCTGCTTGGCTGAGTAGATTATTCTTTAAAGATAAAGTTTTCTCCATATTTGTTTAGTTTGCACGTATAACAGTGCACCATAGTTAAGAGAGGATGTTTTGCACTTCAAAATTCTAATCATTATCATTTATGTTATGTGAATCTTGTTAAGTTGCACCTTTCTAGTGGATGAAGTTTGAATACTGTCGAACACTAGGTATTTTGGTATAGGAAGAAGACAAATGTTTGGTATTTAAGACACTGAAATTGGTACTTACCAGTTACTACCATGATGGTCGTAGTTTAATGATTCACTCGTGCAAGCTGTCCCTATAAGTTTTATGCTTCTTTACAAGTTACCTTTCTGCAACTTTTTTTGTTGTGTGTTAAATATAAGCTTTAGTTGATAGTTCATTGATTACTCCTTTCGTGTGCAGATGCATCTGGAGAGATGTGCCAAGAGAAAAAGGTTCTCTACAAATTGATATCTGGTCTGCATGCCTCTATTTCAGTTCATATTGCTGCAGATTATCTCCTTGATGAAGCCACAAACACGGTATCATAATTTCTGCCAACCTGAAATTTagttttatattattaattgtTGTTATAGGATTAGAGAAACCAACCAGCCCTGGTTCTCAAAACATTATTCAACCATTTTAACCCATTGAATCCAGTAGCAAGTTTTGACCTCGGCCTAGTTGCGCACTTTTCAGTATCTGCTCCCTCCTTTCCATGTTAACTTAGccaatttttcttatttcttgGTATGAATCACTTAAAGATGCCAATACGATATTATTATCTGTCCATTACACAGTACTAATGATATATTACCAGCCAGTTAAAATTTCAATACAATAACTAAGAAGTCGTTGACCTCAGAAAACTCTTACTACGTATCTCCTATAGAATTTGGCCGACAGTTGCGTCATTTATCAAGTATAATCCGTAGTAGTTTGGTAACCTGACATCTTTTTTTTTCCACAGTGGGGTCAGAATTTTGATGTGATGCATGATCGGGTCTTGAGACATCCAGAACGTGTTAGAAATTTGTATTTTACTTTCCTTTTTGTGCTCAGGGCTGTAACAAAGGTATGTCTTATCTTGTAGAAATTTATTAAAGGGAAGATGAGCATCGTAAAAGCTTGACCGTTATAAATGTTAATAGGCATCAGACTATTTGGAACAAGCTGAATATGACACTGGTAATCATGAAGATGACTTGAAGACTCAGTCGTTGCTGAAACAACTGCTTTACAATCAGAAGCTTCGGGCTGCATGTCCACTTCCGTTCGATGAAGCTAAGCTGTGGCAAGGGCAAAGTGGTCCTGAATTGAAGCAGCAGATTCAAAAGCAGTTTAGAAATATAAGGTACGTCCCGTTACTACTTGTTCATGTCTATTTCTAAGTAACAAAATTTGACCACCAACACGAAACGTTTTGCAGTGCGCTAATGGATTGCGTAGGGTGTGAAAAGTGTAGATTGTGGGGTAAACTACAAGTTCTTGGTCTTGGCACAGCATTGAAGACCCTACTTTCAGTTGAGGGTGACAATCACTTGAATCAACCTGTGAGTCACAGTCACAACTCACAACAATGTCTATTCGATTCATTTTTCTGTTATTTGGATATAGATTTGAGATGAGAAGGGGGAGGGTAATAGAagatcaacttcaacttccttaCGTTTTTAATAAACCAAATCCTTACAAAATTAGAAAGATTTGGAGGGGATAACACAAAGCCTATTTCTCCCTCCTTTCATCTTCATTACACTTCCCTCTCTCTTTGATAAATTTACTCCCACCATTTCTGTCCAAACATACCGTAAAAATTGGTTTGACACTTACTGTATAATATTGTTTACGCTTGTGCTCCTCTTATATTGCAGTTGCAGTTGCAGTTGCAAAGGAATGAAGTAATTGCACTGTTAAACCTGCTTAACCGACTCTCGGAATCAGTGAAACTGGTTCATGAAATGGCACCTTCTGTTGACAAGATAGTCGGCCAAGTTTCAGGACCTCCCTCACAAAAAGTCGGCACATTACAGAGAATATGGCAATCAGTGAACGATCTTAGGTAACAGGAATTGACCATAGTATTATCCCATGTATTTTCAGTGGAAGTCGATAATACTAACACCAGATAAATGGTTTGTTTTCAGGTCAAGGAAATCGTCATGATATATCATTTTCAGACGGCAAATTTTGGTACCATATATGGCACTATGCGGAGTTTATAGATGTCTAGTTAGTAGTTATACAAACACATATATATCATATATGTACTGTAGACTGTAGTGAGCTTCTAAATTTTTGTACATTCAGATCAAATATTTAGTGAACGTGTACATTTTTGGACTTCTTAGCTTAATCTTTCTCATTGATTAACAGCAGTTTATAACGTAGAGTCTATTTATATATATTGCCAGGTTCTCATTACTAACTAACTAACTAACTATGTGGAGATACAAAGTCCACCCAGATCAACCAGGATTGTGATATCaagctttgtttttttttgctatcCTACTTGGGTATTTACTATTATTAGTGTTTATGCCTCACCTTTTATATAAACCATTACTCCATCCGTTccggaatacttgacttgttttcTTTATCGGTCGTcctttaatacttgacctgttttccttatcggccgtcctttaatacttgacatgtttctaaaaatggaaatattttaacaataatatattatttctcactccacccctgttaacccacctaccccctactccatacaaaaaataattaaaaattcaatcccTACTCTCCCTCaacccccacccctttacacatttcccactaactacattaaaataataccccactatcaactactacctattaaattaaataagtcaattcaagtcccttaaactttgtgccggtcaaaccgggtcgagtattccgggacggatggagtataatttattttatacccGTTTACACTAACAACTTTGTTGTTGATAATAAGTGACTATGACTTGCAATTTCTTTTAGTAACCTTCTAACTTCCGTCACAGATGATATATTGTTTCTTTTGGCTCTTGTATTTTTTAAAGTCCCTCGATATGATTAGAAAACATTTTAAGTTTTTGAGTGAAGCAGATGAGATGAAAAGCTTGGAGTGAACTCAAATGAATACCATGTTTTTATATACACAAAATCAACTTAAGATGACAAGCATCATCAACAAACAAATTTAATGAATAAAGATTAAAGCATTCAGAAGTTCCATCCCCTCTCCTTGTCCTTTTGAGTCTGCTTCTTAGCTTCCCTTGTAACCACTCTTCTAGCATTCCCCAATAACACCCTTTGCCCCATTCTACCTCGACTTCCAATCGATACTCTAACCTTGTCAACTCCTACATTCACTCCTCCTTTCTTAAGTTGTTGCTGAAAGGGGGATTTTGTCTTTTTCTGAACACTTCGCCTCACTACACTATTTAACTTCTTCTTTGAAGATATAGGACTGCATATAGCTGCCTCTAATGAATTCTCTACCTCATCCCTCTCGTCTTCTAAAGGTGGAAATGGCAACATTGGAACATGGTGGACCGTCATTGGTAGTGGAATCAGAGAGTTTCGCCTTGGATTTGATGCTATAGGAATCCTCTGTGTTGTCGGGCAAAGGGAAGCTCTGCCCGTTCTCTTTGGCAGTTGAACAAGTAACTCAGCTGTTTCAGGATAATTTTCTTTCTCCGATG encodes:
- the LOC110805586 gene encoding endoplasmic reticulum oxidoreductin-1; protein product: MDEKKKSESGIRWRWVAMVAVIALLLAINTKASWNYFLWNDNQNPNRCKQESCKYTGMVEDCCCDYETVNVLNEEVLNPLLQELVTTPFFRYFKAKLWCDCPFWPDDGMCRLRDCSVCECPENEFPETFRKPSNVLRKEDLMCQEGKPEAAVDRTLDKKVFRGWAEVDNPWTSDDETDNSEMTYVNLLLNPERYTGYTGPSARRIWDAIYSENCPRYASGEMCQEKKVLYKLISGLHASISVHIAADYLLDEATNTWGQNFDVMHDRVLRHPERVRNLYFTFLFVLRAVTKASDYLEQAEYDTGNHEDDLKTQSLLKQLLYNQKLRAACPLPFDEAKLWQGQSGPELKQQIQKQFRNISALMDCVGCEKCRLWGKLQVLGLGTALKTLLSVEGDNHLNQPLQLQLQRNEVIALLNLLNRLSESVKLVHEMAPSVDKIVGQVSGPPSQKVGTLQRIWQSVNDLRSRKSS